A window from Thiomonas sp. FB-Cd encodes these proteins:
- a CDS encoding MBL fold metallo-hydrolase, translated as MRYLFEPRLVNDTFGDPVLYVDVRDERRALLFDLGDITALAPRKLMRLSHVFVTHAHMDHFSGFDHLLRVVLGRKSSLTLFGGPCFIARVEHKLRAYTWNVVDRYATALVVDVYEMELEGLVQHARFSSRSGFVREPLPPSERDDDVLLEEATIRVRARFVDHGIACLAFALEEKAHLNVDKDRISALALGAGPWLTEMKRAVLSGAPDAQRIEVGWRDKNGEHTSIRTVGELRDVVLDITPGQRIGYVTDLRYTEGNIDILSQLMQGIDLLYIESVFLEKDKSHAERKNHLTGRQAGEIARRLGAKAIVPVHFSPRYAGRRAELIAEIHAAWRG; from the coding sequence ATGCGATATCTCTTTGAACCTCGTCTCGTCAATGACACCTTTGGCGATCCAGTGCTGTACGTCGATGTTCGCGATGAGCGCCGTGCGCTGCTTTTCGATCTCGGCGACATCACCGCGCTTGCACCCCGCAAATTGATGCGGTTGAGCCACGTTTTCGTCACGCATGCGCATATGGACCACTTTTCCGGATTCGATCATCTTCTGCGTGTCGTACTCGGCCGCAAATCGTCCCTGACGCTGTTTGGAGGCCCTTGCTTCATTGCACGGGTCGAGCACAAGCTGCGGGCTTACACGTGGAACGTGGTGGACCGGTATGCGACCGCGCTGGTCGTCGACGTTTACGAAATGGAGTTGGAGGGGCTGGTCCAACATGCCCGTTTCTCGAGTCGTTCGGGATTTGTGCGGGAGCCCTTGCCGCCATCGGAGCGTGACGATGATGTGCTTCTTGAGGAGGCAACGATTCGCGTTCGCGCTCGCTTTGTTGATCATGGCATTGCCTGCCTTGCCTTTGCGCTTGAGGAAAAGGCGCACCTGAACGTTGACAAGGATCGCATCTCGGCACTGGCGCTGGGAGCCGGTCCCTGGTTGACCGAGATGAAGCGTGCGGTCTTGAGTGGCGCGCCAGACGCGCAACGGATCGAGGTCGGGTGGCGGGACAAAAATGGTGAGCACACAAGCATCCGAACTGTGGGCGAGTTGCGGGACGTGGTGCTTGACATCACACCTGGGCAGCGCATTGGCTACGTGACCGACCTGCGCTACACCGAGGGGAACATCGACATCCTTTCGCAGTTGATGCAGGGCATTGACCTCCTCTACATTGAAAGTGTCTTTTTGGAAAAAGACAAAAGCCATGCGGAACGAAAGAATCACCTGACCGGGCGGCAGGCTGGCGAAATTGCGCGACGCCTCGGCGCCAAAGCCATCGTGCCGGTTCATTTTTCGCCGCGCTATGCAGGGCGCCGAGCTGAATTGATCGCAGAGATTCACGCGGCGTGGCGCGGCTGA
- a CDS encoding helix-turn-helix domain-containing protein, which translates to MQRRKVTLKLYPNAAQAARLEAWTRLHCELYNAALEERIDAWRKAGKSISYYA; encoded by the coding sequence ATGCAACGGCGCAAAGTCACGCTCAAGCTGTATCCCAATGCCGCGCAAGCTGCGCGGCTTGAGGCTTGGACGCGGCTGCACTGCGAGTTGTACAACGCGGCGCTGGAAGAGCGCATCGACGCCTGGCGCAAGGCCGGCAAATCCATCAGCTATTACGCGTAG
- a CDS encoding transposase has product MPQIKADRPELNELGSHALQQTLRRLDPAFQSFFRRVKAGQTPGFPRFKAAKRFAGFAYPDPAGWKLMQHGGRGATLRIGSGDTALSVRARGRHRFGVEAKPNDITLTRKGGGWFVSVTLRVPESACARRRTGDQRRGVDFGINDWATFDDGRTIDNPRWLREELPRLAALQRQRARKKKGSLRFKRLGRRIAQLHDRIGNLRRDFVNKETTKLVRQCAVLATEQLAPKTMSRSAKGTVDAPGRRVRQKAGLNREILSAGFGMAHPMLAYKAEEAGTRLHLSHTRQLKPSQRCAACWELAPKTLAQRVHVCPHCGHTAPRDRNSAMVVLIDAHNTQDTPGTGVAARPKPLPRQRGKSRSVTRETPATTPCV; this is encoded by the coding sequence TTGCCGCAGATCAAGGCGGATCGGCCTGAGCTCAACGAACTCGGCAGCCACGCCTTGCAGCAGACGCTGCGGCGGCTGGATCCCGCATTCCAGTCGTTCTTTCGTCGCGTCAAGGCGGGGCAGACGCCCGGATTCCCGCGGTTCAAGGCCGCGAAGCGGTTCGCGGGCTTTGCCTACCCCGACCCGGCTGGCTGGAAGCTCATGCAGCACGGCGGCCGTGGTGCCACGCTGCGCATCGGCAGTGGAGACACGGCCCTGTCCGTCCGGGCGCGCGGGCGTCACCGCTTCGGGGTTGAGGCAAAACCCAACGACATCACCCTCACGCGCAAAGGTGGTGGGTGGTTCGTGTCGGTGACGCTGCGCGTGCCCGAGTCGGCCTGTGCGCGCCGGCGCACGGGCGATCAGCGCCGCGGGGTGGATTTCGGGATCAACGACTGGGCGACGTTCGATGATGGACGGACCATCGATAACCCGCGCTGGCTGCGCGAGGAACTGCCGCGCCTTGCCGCGCTGCAGCGGCAGCGCGCCAGGAAGAAGAAGGGATCGTTGCGCTTCAAACGGCTCGGGCGTCGCATTGCACAACTGCACGATCGCATCGGCAACCTGCGCCGGGACTTCGTGAACAAGGAAACAACCAAGCTGGTGCGGCAATGCGCCGTCCTGGCGACTGAGCAACTGGCTCCGAAGACCATGAGCCGCAGCGCGAAGGGCACGGTGGATGCACCGGGCCGTCGCGTGCGGCAAAAGGCCGGACTCAACCGGGAGATCCTCTCGGCAGGGTTCGGCATGGCGCATCCGATGCTCGCGTACAAAGCGGAAGAAGCTGGTACGCGGCTGCATCTGAGCCATACGCGCCAGCTCAAACCGTCGCAGCGCTGCGCGGCGTGCTGGGAACTCGCTCCCAAGACGTTGGCGCAGCGTGTGCATGTGTGCCCGCACTGCGGGCACACGGCCCCGCGCGACCGCAACAGCGCAATGGTGGTTCTCATCGACGCGCACAACACGCAGGACACGCCTGGGACGGGCGTGGCGGCGAGACCCAAACCTCTGCCACGGCAACGGGGCAAGTCCAGGTCTGTGACCCGCGAAACCCCCGCTACAACGCCATGCGTTTAG
- a CDS encoding PolC-type DNA polymerase III codes for MLPSYVLLDLETTGIDPVHDRITEIAAIRVDDGAVTRRWESLVNPGQPISPFIQKLTGITNAMVGNAPDFQRVLPDLLALLDGAVLVAHNVRFDHGFLKHAIARTGVTLRVDTLCTVRLSRRLYPRATGHGLDAIMRRHGLSTTARHRAMGDVDLLHAWLRVARDDLGAQTLQTAAQALLRSTSREPY; via the coding sequence ATGCTGCCCAGTTATGTTTTGCTCGACTTGGAAACCACCGGGATCGACCCTGTCCATGATCGCATCACGGAAATTGCGGCCATCCGGGTGGACGATGGTGCGGTGACCAGGCGCTGGGAGTCCCTGGTGAACCCTGGGCAGCCGATTTCTCCCTTCATCCAGAAGCTCACAGGCATCACGAATGCCATGGTGGGTAACGCACCTGATTTTCAGCGGGTTCTACCTGATCTGCTCGCTTTGCTCGACGGCGCGGTCCTGGTCGCGCACAACGTGCGCTTTGACCACGGTTTTCTCAAGCATGCGATCGCTCGCACAGGGGTCACGCTTCGCGTCGACACCCTGTGCACCGTGAGGCTATCCCGGCGCTTGTACCCCCGTGCGACAGGCCACGGACTTGACGCCATCATGCGCCGCCACGGCTTGTCCACCACTGCGCGGCATCGCGCCATGGGGGATGTGGATCTCCTGCACGCGTGGCTGCGCGTTGCGCGGGACGATCTGGGCGCGCAAACGTTACAGACCGCAGCGCAAGCACTGCTACGCAGCACTTCCCGCGAACCTTATTGA
- a CDS encoding IS630 family transposase, whose product MEKEDARKQSREVLHERRKRVIRMRRKGMPVMQIVEHSGLSWYAVNAAITAYSTAGAAALKPAARGKKPGSGRMLNESQENAVRQLICDKRPEQLKMEFALWNRAAVMQLVERECGIKLSVRGVGNYLKRWGFTPQKPIKKAYEQRPEAVQAWLDDEYPAIEQRARSEGAEIHWGDETAVVNTDVRGRCYAPAGKTPVTFAVGGTRQKLSMIATVTNQGTTRWMIIDEAFNADKLIEFLGALIQDAGKKVFLILDNLRVHHSKPVKAWVERRQDKIELFYLPSYSPELNPEERLNADLKQAPYTKVPVRTKAKLKTAATEHMQTLEKSPARVRKFFQDARVKYAA is encoded by the coding sequence ATGGAAAAAGAAGACGCCCGCAAGCAGTCGCGAGAAGTACTGCACGAGAGACGAAAACGAGTCATCCGCATGCGCCGCAAAGGGATGCCTGTGATGCAGATTGTTGAGCACAGCGGTCTGAGTTGGTATGCCGTGAACGCTGCAATCACCGCTTATTCGACTGCGGGGGCAGCGGCACTCAAGCCTGCTGCACGTGGCAAGAAACCAGGCAGTGGACGCATGCTGAACGAATCGCAAGAGAACGCGGTTCGGCAACTCATCTGCGACAAGCGCCCCGAACAACTGAAGATGGAATTTGCGCTATGGAACCGGGCTGCGGTCATGCAGTTGGTTGAACGCGAATGCGGCATCAAGTTGTCGGTGCGCGGCGTTGGCAACTATCTCAAGCGCTGGGGATTCACCCCGCAAAAGCCGATCAAGAAGGCGTATGAGCAGCGTCCAGAAGCCGTACAAGCCTGGCTGGACGATGAATACCCGGCCATCGAACAACGCGCCAGGTCCGAGGGTGCCGAGATTCACTGGGGCGACGAAACCGCGGTCGTGAATACCGACGTGCGTGGCCGCTGCTACGCACCGGCGGGCAAAACACCGGTGACCTTTGCGGTCGGTGGCACACGCCAGAAACTGTCGATGATCGCCACCGTCACCAACCAGGGCACGACACGCTGGATGATCATTGACGAGGCGTTCAACGCAGACAAGCTGATTGAGTTTCTGGGTGCACTGATCCAGGACGCCGGCAAGAAAGTGTTCCTGATTCTCGACAACCTGCGCGTCCATCACAGCAAGCCGGTCAAGGCCTGGGTTGAGAGGCGTCAAGACAAGATCGAGTTGTTCTATCTGCCCAGCTACAGCCCTGAGCTCAACCCGGAAGAACGGCTCAATGCCGATTTGAAACAGGCTCCTTATACGAAGGTGCCGGTACGCACCAAGGCCAAATTGAAAACCGCCGCAACAGAGCACATGCAGACGTTGGAGAAATCACCCGCGCGGGTGAGAAAGTTCTTCCAGGACGCACGCGTGAAATATGCTGCGTGA
- the ccmI gene encoding c-type cytochrome biogenesis protein CcmI encodes MIAFVAAAAALTLVVIGLIIRPLMIAPRSVAGVDRGRLNARLLQDELGALEMEHAKGTIDAAEFARARDELTRRVLEEALPAAPAAKTAYALPTAITVALMLPICGGLLYVLMGTPGALVGGAQAVGVATAAQVPSTGSAPPQVQGMVNSLAAKLAQHPDDPAGWAMLGRSYSVLGRYRDAVAAFGRIGPSLNGNATWLAEYADALSMTTDGDPVGRPEQLALRALKLEPNNLLALMLAGYAATRRGEPAAALPLLERAQSEVAPDSEDYGFVHNLVERDRAALGLKATGVAPRAAAGEALKIAVSIAPRFRAAARGRTVFVFARAPGNPMPLAAVRSSVNQLPTVVALSDANSLDPGHPLSGVRDLRVEARVSASGDATPQPGDLIGSTSVDTSRSHQVAVNIDKLQP; translated from the coding sequence ATGATTGCCTTTGTCGCCGCTGCGGCGGCCCTGACACTAGTGGTGATCGGTTTGATCATCCGACCTCTGATGATTGCTCCGCGGTCCGTTGCGGGGGTTGACCGAGGACGCCTGAATGCCCGATTGCTCCAAGACGAGCTTGGCGCGCTTGAGATGGAGCACGCCAAAGGGACCATCGATGCCGCGGAATTCGCGCGTGCCCGTGACGAATTGACGCGGCGCGTGCTGGAGGAAGCATTGCCGGCAGCGCCCGCTGCGAAGACGGCCTACGCACTGCCAACCGCGATCACCGTCGCCCTGATGCTGCCCATCTGCGGGGGATTGCTTTATGTGCTGATGGGCACGCCCGGCGCGCTGGTCGGAGGTGCGCAAGCCGTCGGTGTGGCCACGGCTGCCCAGGTTCCCAGCACCGGCAGCGCTCCGCCCCAGGTCCAGGGGATGGTCAATTCATTGGCCGCGAAGCTGGCGCAGCATCCGGACGACCCGGCTGGCTGGGCAATGCTCGGACGTTCCTATTCCGTACTCGGTCGCTATCGCGACGCAGTCGCGGCCTTCGGCCGGATCGGGCCAAGCCTGAATGGCAATGCAACTTGGTTGGCCGAATATGCCGATGCGTTGTCGATGACGACCGACGGCGATCCAGTTGGGCGGCCTGAGCAGCTCGCGCTGCGCGCGCTCAAGCTCGAGCCGAACAACCTTCTGGCGCTGATGTTGGCGGGATACGCAGCCACTAGGCGCGGGGAACCCGCTGCTGCGCTGCCGCTTCTGGAGCGTGCGCAGAGCGAAGTCGCGCCGGACTCGGAAGACTACGGATTCGTGCACAACCTGGTCGAGCGGGACCGTGCCGCTCTCGGGCTGAAGGCGACCGGGGTGGCGCCACGTGCCGCCGCGGGCGAAGCGCTCAAGATCGCGGTGTCGATCGCACCGCGATTCCGTGCGGCAGCGCGCGGGCGCACGGTGTTCGTGTTCGCCCGCGCGCCGGGCAATCCAATGCCGCTTGCGGCAGTTCGCAGCAGTGTCAACCAGTTGCCCACCGTCGTCGCGCTGAGTGATGCCAATTCACTTGACCCGGGTCATCCGCTTTCCGGGGTCAGGGACCTGCGCGTGGAGGCCCGGGTTTCGGCGAGCGGGGATGCAACGCCACAGCCTGGGGACCTGATCGGCAGCACGAGCGTGGATACGAGCCGAAGCCACCAGGTCGCTGTCAACATTGATAAGTTGCAACCCTAG
- a CDS encoding cytochrome c-type biogenesis protein translates to MKSLFALLLVITCVGQGWAGEAQPLVRNEAVEQRMLALTRNLRCLVCQDESLAASQADLARDLRNEIRTMMEKGRSNQQIEDYLVQRYGNYVRYRPPFDAETAVLWVGPFVLLVMGLGFLLMYVRRRSTQQDVPLDVAQIERARQLLADAGVKEIR, encoded by the coding sequence ATGAAATCCCTATTCGCGCTGTTGCTTGTGATCACCTGTGTGGGGCAAGGCTGGGCCGGCGAGGCCCAACCGCTGGTGCGCAACGAAGCCGTTGAGCAACGCATGCTGGCGCTGACCCGAAACCTGCGCTGCTTGGTGTGCCAGGACGAATCACTGGCCGCGTCGCAGGCGGATCTGGCGCGCGACCTTCGCAACGAGATTCGCACCATGATGGAGAAGGGGCGCAGCAATCAGCAGATCGAGGACTATTTGGTCCAGCGCTATGGCAACTACGTGCGTTACCGCCCGCCATTCGACGCCGAGACGGCTGTCCTATGGGTCGGACCGTTCGTGCTGCTGGTGATGGGGTTAGGGTTCTTGTTGATGTACGTGCGTCGGCGCAGCACACAACAGGACGTGCCGCTGGATGTCGCGCAAATCGAACGCGCGAGGCAACTGCTGGCCGACGCCGGCGTGAAGGAAATACGATGA
- a CDS encoding DsbE family thiol:disulfide interchange protein: MKRIWLIPFVLFVILLAFLAAGLTHDPHKIPSPLIGKQAPAFDLPRLNSPGQMFSSSQMKGKVWLLNVWASWCVSCREEHPILVDYARSLHVPLIGLDYKDTSPDARMWLAQFGDPYEMVAVDANGHVGINYGVYGVPETYVIDRNGTIVDKHIGPITPRVMTEELLPLIKRLSS, from the coding sequence ATGAAACGCATCTGGCTGATTCCCTTCGTGCTCTTTGTGATCCTGCTTGCCTTCCTGGCTGCGGGGCTCACGCATGACCCGCACAAGATTCCCTCGCCGCTCATTGGCAAACAGGCGCCGGCATTCGACCTTCCGCGACTCAACAGCCCCGGACAGATGTTTTCGTCGTCGCAAATGAAGGGCAAGGTCTGGCTGCTCAATGTCTGGGCGTCGTGGTGTGTGTCCTGCCGCGAGGAACACCCGATTTTGGTCGATTACGCGCGCTCGCTGCATGTTCCCTTGATTGGCCTTGACTACAAGGACACGTCGCCCGACGCGCGCATGTGGCTTGCCCAGTTCGGCGATCCGTACGAGATGGTGGCGGTCGATGCCAACGGGCATGTAGGCATCAACTACGGGGTCTATGGGGTTCCGGAAACCTATGTGATCGACCGCAACGGAACCATCGTGGATAAGCACATCGGTCCCATTACGCCCCGCGTCATGACCGAGGAGTTGCTGCCGTTGATCAAGAGGCTATCGTCATGA
- a CDS encoding heme lyase CcmF/NrfE family subunit — translation MIPELGRYAILLALPVALLQGVLPLIGAWRGNRNWIALARPAAQALFLLVLVSFACLVWSFLSDDFSVRYVAENSNTQLPTIYKFAATWGGHEGSFLLWLLMLTGWTFAVSILSRSLPDEMVARVIGVLGLIATGFLVFINITSDPFVRLLPAALNGRDLNPLLQDPGLVGHPPMLYMGYVGFAVAFAFAIAALLAGRLDAAWARWSRPWALAAWVSLTIGIALGSYWSYYELGWGGWWFWDPVENASFMPWLVGTALLHSLAVTEKRGSFRNWTVLLAIGAFSLSLLGTFLVRSGVLSSIHAFATDPRRGVMILLLLALVVGASLLLFALRAPGSGLGGKFDLISRETLLLSNNVLLVVATGCVLLGTLYPLVMDALGLGKLSVGPPYFNSVFVPIVIPLFLLAAVGPLARWKRSPLADLLLAMRWPAFLAALAAIIVPILMGHWSTGASIGAFTAVWLGSAVLLQIRKRLRSGNPPAAYWGMQLAHLGLAVAIVGVALVKNYQIERDLRMAPGDTTQVAGYTVGFEGVQIVPGPNYRASQGQLTLARDGKVFAVLHPEKRDYFSSAMPMTDTAIDTGIFRDIYVSLGEPLDHGAWAVRVYYKPFVIWIWLGGLLMAVGGVTAAADRRYRLLQRRTASLKGVVAS, via the coding sequence ATGATTCCCGAACTCGGACGTTATGCGATCTTGCTGGCGCTGCCGGTTGCCCTGCTGCAGGGCGTGCTGCCACTGATTGGCGCCTGGCGCGGCAATCGCAACTGGATTGCCCTGGCCCGCCCGGCCGCGCAGGCGCTGTTTTTGCTTGTTCTGGTCAGTTTCGCCTGTCTTGTGTGGTCGTTCCTGAGCGATGATTTTTCGGTCCGTTATGTGGCCGAGAACTCCAACACGCAGCTGCCCACCATCTACAAGTTCGCCGCCACCTGGGGCGGTCACGAGGGATCATTCTTGCTGTGGCTGCTCATGCTTACCGGTTGGACCTTTGCCGTGTCGATCCTCTCGCGCAGCCTGCCCGACGAAATGGTGGCGCGCGTCATTGGGGTCCTCGGCTTGATCGCCACCGGCTTTCTCGTGTTCATCAACATCACGTCGGACCCCTTTGTGCGGCTGTTGCCGGCTGCCCTGAATGGGCGTGACCTGAACCCCCTGCTGCAAGACCCGGGCCTCGTTGGCCACCCACCAATGCTGTACATGGGCTACGTGGGCTTTGCCGTGGCATTCGCATTCGCGATCGCTGCATTGCTTGCTGGGCGTCTGGACGCAGCCTGGGCGCGATGGTCGCGGCCCTGGGCATTGGCAGCCTGGGTCTCGCTCACGATCGGCATTGCTCTGGGTTCGTACTGGTCGTACTACGAGCTTGGTTGGGGAGGCTGGTGGTTCTGGGATCCTGTGGAGAACGCATCGTTTATGCCCTGGCTGGTTGGTACGGCGCTGCTTCATTCGCTGGCGGTGACGGAAAAGCGGGGAAGCTTCCGAAACTGGACGGTCCTGCTGGCGATCGGTGCGTTCTCGCTGTCGCTTCTCGGCACCTTCCTGGTGCGCTCCGGGGTGCTGTCGTCGATCCACGCTTTTGCTACCGACCCCCGGCGCGGGGTCATGATCCTGCTTCTGCTTGCCTTGGTCGTCGGAGCTTCGCTCTTGCTGTTTGCATTGCGCGCGCCGGGCAGCGGCTTGGGTGGCAAATTCGACCTCATCTCGCGTGAGACTCTGCTGCTGAGCAACAACGTCCTGCTGGTTGTGGCTACCGGCTGCGTGCTGCTGGGCACCCTGTACCCCTTGGTGATGGACGCGCTGGGCCTGGGCAAGCTGTCGGTTGGTCCGCCATACTTCAACAGCGTGTTTGTGCCGATCGTCATTCCGCTGTTCCTCCTGGCTGCCGTGGGTCCTCTGGCGCGCTGGAAGCGCTCGCCGCTGGCTGACCTGCTGCTGGCGATGCGTTGGCCGGCGTTTCTGGCCGCGCTGGCGGCGATCATTGTGCCGATCCTGATGGGGCACTGGAGTACGGGCGCCTCAATCGGGGCGTTCACCGCCGTGTGGCTGGGTAGTGCAGTGTTGCTGCAGATTCGCAAGCGCCTGCGCAGCGGCAACCCGCCGGCGGCCTATTGGGGCATGCAGCTCGCACACCTCGGTCTGGCAGTGGCCATCGTCGGCGTTGCGCTGGTGAAGAATTACCAGATCGAGCGCGACCTGCGCATGGCCCCGGGCGATACCACCCAAGTCGCCGGGTACACCGTGGGCTTCGAGGGCGTGCAAATCGTCCCAGGGCCGAATTACCGTGCGTCTCAGGGCCAGCTGACGCTGGCGCGCGACGGCAAGGTCTTCGCGGTCCTGCACCCGGAAAAGCGGGATTACTTCAGCTCCGCAATGCCGATGACGGACACTGCGATTGACACGGGGATTTTCCGTGACATCTACGTTTCACTGGGTGAGCCGCTGGATCACGGTGCTTGGGCGGTTCGCGTGTACTACAAGCCATTCGTGATCTGGATCTGGTTGGGCGGCCTGTTGATGGCTGTAGGCGGCGTGACGGCCGCGGCAGATCGCCGCTATCGCCTGTTGCAGCGGCGCACCGCGTCGTTGAAGGGTGTGGTGGCATCATGA
- the ccmE gene encoding cytochrome c maturation protein CcmE, with protein sequence MKARHRRLGLIALGLIALAIASTLVLRALNGSIALFVTPSQIVDGQAPHAAMFRLGGLVEKGSLRRDGMTVHFVITDTAKQVPVTYTGILPDLFAEGRGVVAQGTLGPHGQFRATQVLAKHSADYMPPEAKDAIVQAREASRTLQK encoded by the coding sequence ATGAAAGCCCGTCATCGTCGGCTGGGGTTGATCGCCCTTGGCCTCATTGCCCTGGCCATCGCCTCCACGCTGGTGCTGCGCGCGCTTAACGGCTCGATCGCGCTGTTCGTCACGCCGAGCCAGATCGTCGACGGACAGGCGCCACACGCGGCCATGTTCCGCCTCGGCGGACTTGTCGAGAAGGGCAGTCTGCGGCGCGACGGCATGACCGTGCATTTTGTCATTACCGACACTGCGAAGCAGGTACCTGTCACCTATACGGGAATCCTTCCCGACCTGTTCGCCGAGGGCCGAGGCGTCGTTGCGCAGGGCACCCTCGGACCGCACGGCCAATTTCGAGCGACGCAGGTGCTGGCCAAGCACAGCGCCGACTACATGCCTCCTGAGGCCAAGGACGCCATCGTCCAGGCCCGCGAAGCTTCAAGGACACTACAAAAATGA
- the ccmD gene encoding heme exporter protein CcmD gives MIWHSAAEFFAMGGYGPYVWGSVLSCALALVIEIVGLRGRRSAALGALRRRGVVDRLELQELQELQERLA, from the coding sequence ATGATCTGGCATTCAGCGGCTGAATTTTTCGCCATGGGGGGCTACGGCCCATACGTCTGGGGCAGTGTGCTGTCGTGCGCCCTGGCACTGGTCATTGAAATCGTCGGCTTGCGCGGTCGTCGCAGCGCCGCGCTGGGTGCGCTGCGACGTCGCGGGGTCGTGGACCGACTGGAGTTGCAGGAGTTGCAGGAGTTACAGGAGCGGTTGGCATGA
- the ccmC gene encoding heme ABC transporter permease CcmC encodes MKNARVSWYRYASPATFYPLAGRLIPWFSALALVACVTGLWIGFFVAPPDAQQGDGYRIIFLHVPASWMSMFIYLVMAFWSALGLSFRTRLSGMMSLALAPTGAMFTALALVTGSLWGKPMWGTWWVWDARLTSELILLFLYLGFLALHAAIDDPQRADRACGVLALVGTVNIPIIYFSVQWWNTLHQGASVSLTHAPSMAMTMLAGMLLMAFAAWMYTIAVVLVRVRVIILERESGTEWVHRLREVQT; translated from the coding sequence ATGAAAAACGCAAGAGTCTCCTGGTATCGCTACGCCAGTCCGGCAACCTTCTACCCGTTGGCTGGCAGGCTGATTCCCTGGTTTTCCGCACTGGCGCTGGTGGCTTGCGTGACCGGGCTATGGATCGGCTTTTTCGTGGCCCCGCCCGATGCCCAGCAGGGCGATGGATACCGCATCATCTTCCTGCACGTGCCGGCCTCGTGGATGTCCATGTTCATCTATTTGGTGATGGCCTTTTGGTCGGCACTGGGCCTGAGCTTTCGCACACGGCTGTCGGGCATGATGTCGCTGGCTCTGGCGCCAACAGGAGCCATGTTCACGGCGCTGGCGCTGGTCACCGGCTCCCTGTGGGGTAAGCCGATGTGGGGCACGTGGTGGGTGTGGGACGCGCGCTTGACCTCTGAACTCATTCTCCTGTTCCTGTATCTCGGATTTCTGGCGCTGCACGCGGCGATCGACGACCCGCAGCGGGCCGACCGCGCCTGCGGCGTGCTGGCACTGGTTGGCACGGTCAACATTCCCATCATCTATTTTTCGGTTCAATGGTGGAACACCTTGCATCAGGGTGCGTCGGTGTCGCTCACCCACGCGCCGTCGATGGCCATGACCATGCTCGCCGGCATGCTGCTCATGGCCTTCGCCGCATGGATGTACACGATTGCTGTCGTACTTGTTCGCGTGCGGGTCATCATCCTTGAGCGCGAATCCGGTACGGAATGGGTGCATCGACTCAGGGAGGTCCAAACATGA
- the ccmB gene encoding heme exporter protein CcmB produces the protein MKTALLAMLRRELLLAMRRRSDAVTAMFFFVIVASLFPLGGGPQPALLRTIGPGVLWVAALLSTLLGLHRLFADDYADGTLEQMALSPTPLAWLIAGKIGAHWVVAGLPLVVLAPVLGLQYQLDTPALALLTLGLLIGTPLLALIGAIGAALTLGLRGGGALLALLVLPLYVPALIFGTGAVAAQAAGLDYWGHFALLGAMLVVAAFFGPLATTAAVRIALE, from the coding sequence ATGAAGACAGCCCTTCTGGCGATGTTGAGACGGGAGCTTTTGCTTGCGATGCGCCGTCGCAGCGATGCGGTGACCGCGATGTTTTTTTTCGTGATTGTCGCCAGTCTGTTTCCGCTCGGCGGCGGCCCGCAGCCCGCGTTGCTTCGCACCATTGGACCTGGCGTTCTTTGGGTCGCAGCGCTGCTGTCAACCCTGCTCGGTCTGCATCGTCTGTTCGCTGATGACTATGCCGACGGCACGCTTGAGCAAATGGCGCTATCGCCGACACCCCTGGCGTGGCTCATCGCGGGCAAGATCGGCGCGCACTGGGTGGTGGCGGGGCTGCCACTGGTGGTCCTGGCCCCGGTGTTGGGGCTGCAATACCAGCTGGATACCCCGGCGTTGGCCCTTCTGACACTCGGCTTGCTGATTGGCACGCCGCTCTTGGCCCTTATCGGTGCCATCGGTGCGGCGTTGACCCTCGGGCTGCGCGGGGGCGGGGCGTTGCTCGCCTTGTTGGTGTTGCCGCTGTATGTGCCGGCATTGATTTTTGGGACCGGGGCGGTCGCCGCACAGGCGGCCGGACTCGATTATTGGGGCCATTTCGCGCTACTCGGCGCGATGCTGGTTGTCGCCGCATTTTTCGGGCCGCTCGCGACCACCGCCGCAGTGAGGATCGCACTCGAATGA